ACCGCCTACCGCGCGGGCCGCGCGATCCAGGCGGGCCGTGTGTGGACCAACTGCTACCACGCGTACCCGGCGCACGCCGCGTTCGGCGGGTACAAGCAGTCCGGCATCGGGCGCGAGACCCACAAGATGATGCTGGAGCACTACCAGCAGACGAAGAACCTCCTCGTGTCGTACTCACCGAAGAAGCTGGGCTTCTTCTAAACGCCGGCGAAGGGCGCCTGACCAGGGGAGATACCTGACAGGCGCCCTTCTCAGCGCACATCTAAGGGCTTGCAGATCATCAAGGTGTTGCTTCCCGTCCCAAGGCTCGTTGGTGTGGTATGCGCATCCCGGACGAGATCCGTACCCAACTCGCCATGAAGTTCTCGGTGTTGTTCCCGCATCTGGATGAGCGGCAGCGACGGCTGCTGATGGCCGCAGAGGCCCGTGTCCTGGGACACGGTGGTGTTCGGTCCGTCGCGCGGGCGACCTCGGTGAGTGAGACCACGGTCCGCAAGGGCGTGTTCGAGCTGGAGACCGGCGAGGAGCCTCTGGGGCGGGTGCGGCGGCCAGGCGGGGGCCGCAAGAGGGTCGCAGATCTTGATCCGGGGCTGCGGCCGGCACTGCTGGCGCTGGTCGAGCCGGACGAGCGCGGTGATCCCATGTCGCCACTGCGGTGGACGGTGAAGTCGACCCGCACGTTGGCGCGGGAGCTGGCTCGGACCGGGCACAAAGTCAGTGCGGACACCGTCGCGGACCTGCTGCGGGAGGAAGGCTTCAGTCTGCAGGCCAACGCCAAGACCGTCGAGGGCAGCCAGCATCCGGACCGGGATGCCCAGTTCCGTTATCTCAACGAGCAGGCCCGCGATCACCGGGACGCCGGCCAGCCGGTGATCAGCGTGGACACCAAGAAGAAGGAGCTCTCGGCGAGATCAAGAACAACGGCTGCAAGTGGCGGCCTGCGGCTGATCCGGTGCCGGTGAACGTCCATGACTTCGCCGACCCGCAGCTGGGCAAGGCCGTACGGGATCTACGATCTCGCAGCGGACACCGGCTGGGTCAACATGGGCACCGATCACGACGCCGCCGCGTTCGCAGTGGAATCGATCCGCCGCTGGTGGTGCGGCCAGGGCCGGGCCGCCTACCCGCAGGCGACACGACAAAATCGAGCACCGGCTCTTCTCCCACATCACCATGAACTGGCGTGGCCGCCCGCTGACCAGCCACGAAGTCATCGTCCAGTCCATCGCCGCGACCACCACCCGCACCGGCCCGCGCGTCATGGCCGAGCTGGACACCAACACCTACCCAACCGGAGTCCAGATCGGCGACGCGGAGATGGCGGCCCTGCCACTGACCCGACACGCCTTCCACGGCGACTGGAACTATGCCCTGCACACCCAGCCCTGCCCAGCCGTCCCAGCGACCCGGGCTCCGCAGAAGCCGGCCCCGGAGTGGGACCACGCTTTCCTGTCCGACCCCGCCCTGACCGGCATGTCACGGCAGCAACTGAGCGATCCCACCGACACTTTGGCACTCGACGGCGACGTCAAGCGCGGCCGACCGCCCCAGCTCGCCTTCCCCGACCAGGTCCTGGCAGCCGTCCTTCACCTGCGGGTCGCCCTGGCCGCGGAACCCCTCGGGGTGCTGTTCGACAGGAGTCGGACCGCCATGCACCGCACCCCGGCTGAAGATCAGGAGGCTGCTCAAGACGCACAGCATCGTCATCCCGCCGGCGGCCACCCCGCCCTCCGCCCTCACAGCCCTCCAGGCTCGGGTTCGAGCCCAGACCGGCAACCCCAACAGCAAGATCAAGACGACGTGTTGATGATCTGCAAGCCCTTAGTGGTCCAGTTCGGAAGTCCTTCGGGGGTTGACGTCGAGGGCGGTGTTGTGGCTGGCGTCTGGTCAGATGCAGAGGGCCCAGCCCGCCCACCTGCCCGCCCCCTCGGCTGAGTGGCAGCATCGGTTGCAGGACCCGACGGTGGCCTTCACCAGCGCGGATCGCGGCGTGCAGAGCCTCAGGAGAAAGCGGCCGCATGGTCGGCGGCGAACCGCGCGAACGTTCGGGCCGGCCTGCCGAGGATCGCCGGCACGTCCTCGGATAGCCAGGCCGCATCGCCCTCGGCGATCAGGCTGACCGCGTGGGCGTTCATCGCGGCTATCGGCTCCGGCACACCCACGCTCATCATCGCCTGCTTGTCCTCCTCGATCGTGCGTTCGCTGAACACGATCGGGCGGTCGAGCAGCTTTGCGAGCACCGCCGCCACGTCGGCGTAGGAGAGCAGCTCGGGCCCGGTGAGCCGGTAGGTCTTTCCGATGTGCGGGCCGGGCGAAGCGGCGATCTCCGCAGCCACGGCCGCGACGTCACGGGTGTCGACGAAACCGACCAGCCCGGGGCCGGCCGAGGAGCCGAAAGCGCCGGTCGCCGCGATCGCGGGGGCCAGCATGAGGAAGTTCTGCATGTAGAAGTTGTTGCGCAGGAGGGTGTAGCCCACACCCGAGGCGATCAGGCCGGCTTCAATC
This Streptomyces misionensis DNA region includes the following protein-coding sequences:
- a CDS encoding NmrA family NAD(P)-binding protein codes for the protein MILITTPGKVGSEAARLLVERGAPVRMLARDPAKASALRQVGVDVVEGDLDAPATIDAAMRDVTGVVLVSPAVVAQELNVIASAARAGVGTVVKITSKASADSPIARQRGQAEIEAGLIASGVGYTLLRNNFYMQNFLMLAPAIAATGAFGSSAGPGLVGFVDTRDVAAVAAEIAASPGPHIGKTYRLTGPELLSYADVAAVLAKLLDRPIVFSERTIEEDKQAMMSVGVPEPIAAMNAHAVSLIAEGDAAWLSEDVPAILGRPARTFARFAADHAAAFS